The stretch of DNA GATCCCTtgaatctttgtgttgtttgtcttaCGATTGTTGGGTTGAGATCAGCTATTTTTAGATAGCTTGCGGCGTGAAAAGAATCTGTGTGGAGGACGTTTGGCTGGAGGACCACTGACGGCGAGTTGACGGCGAGGTGGTTTGAAGTAGAGGAGGAGGGAAATAAAGCGATTTGCTCAGAGGTAAATTTCTATATCGTGGTTTAGTCTCTATTGCTTACTGTTTTCTTATACCCGAGTATTACATAGTAGGCcttgtatattgtatgttagttTTCTGTATGTTGTTGAGCTCTGTTTTTCGGAAGATATTTGTGTGACTTCATGTTGCTTCGTTGCTAATCTAAGCAACaaatgttttgtgatattgaattaataactaaactaaAGCTTCTGTCGTAGATATGGGGTTAAGCAAGAGGTATCCAAGTAGGTTGTATGGGGTTGGTAATTTTCCACTGCCGATGAGAAGCATGCACCACGATTGTAGTTTGTCCAATCTTGGTGGTTTGAAAGGCTTTGTTGGTGATGAGGTGTatgacaaaataagaaagaattcgcAGCTGGGAGTTCTATTGGATCTAGCCGAATCTGACTACCTGTTTTGTGGGAAGACCATCCATTATCTATTGTCCAATCAATTGGCAATAAACATTCCTTCGGAggtatggtttttggttggaggaaagccgctgaggttctctctatatgaatatgaagaaattagtggtttgaattgtgagaagattgatgaaacaGAGTTTGAAGTCGATCATACACCTTTATGGGCGGCTTTAAAGGTGAAAGCTTTTAATGGACCCAACTGGGAGGAGCTAGTTGAGGGTTTGAGAAGCTGCCGTGGGTGGTCTGATGAAATGAAGACGCAGATTGTTCGGTTGTATCTTGTTCATGTTGGAGTGCTTGGTTTATCAAGGAGCAGTCGGATACCTCTGGAATACGCTAAAAGGGCGTTGAATGAAGAAGCATTTGAGAGTTTTCAATGGGGTAGGGTTGGATTCAAGAGTTTAGTTGATTCCATCAAAGTCCTTGGGTTACCTAACAATGCTTATACCCTCCATGGATGTGTCCATGTATTGCTGATATGGGCATTTGAGAGCGTGAAGGTGCTGGGGGCTAGCTACGGGAATGTAAGAGAAGGTGTAGATTTGCCTCTGTTAAGGTGGAGAGGAGGGAGGCCAAGGAAGGATATCGAAGCCTTCATATCCGGGAGCAAACTCCTTAATAATGGGGAGGTATGCCTTCAATTTACGTATACATTATTTGtctgcattttttctttgtgatagattattaaaagttatggTATCTGAAATGCAGCTTCAGGTGAAGCATTTAGTACCTAAACCTTTGGAGTTCATATATCCAGATTGGCCAGGACAGTATTGTGTGTATGGTGTAGGagaaggtttgaagaagaaactggataaTCTGCTGTTAGACGTGATCAATGGCGAAGTGGATGAAAGAGAATgggattgtgtaaaaaaaaggaagggggaacatacgaagaagagggagaggaggcAACATGTTGCAGGGGTAAGTGACGATGATTTCCTTGAAACAGCCCCAACCAGCATCCATAATGTCCCCAATAATGCGAAGGAGCATAAAGAAAGTGTTGGGGACAAATGTTCATCAGAGAAGGCGTCTGGAGATAAGCATTCAGGTGTGCAGGGTGAAGATGGTAGTGGAAGGTTATTTACTATGGTTGAAACACTAGGGGCGAAAATGGATAATATTCAGATATCTTTTTCTAGAGCAATAGCGAAAGTTGTGTTCAAACTTCAAGGTATGGAGAGTAGGATGGGTAACTTTTAGAGTGACGTTCAACTATTGAAGAAAGTTGTTATCAACACAACGAATGGAGGAGCACATACGCAAGGACCTCGTACATTAAgaaatgacaaacaaaaaatagaggAGGTATGATCTGCGTACCGtattgataaaattgttattatatatctgTTGTTCAGTATGAAGTCTTTGTATTTATCTATTCGAGGAAACAATATCAATTTTAGTACTGTgaagttgtataattttgtaattattttgatatatgatttttttcgtaCACACAATTTAGCAATTTGTATACTTTGTCTCTAGTTTAACAGCgtcatattatatttcaaatgtcTTGTATATAACGTCAAATACATGTCTTTTGTTTCAAGTCATGGCTATATCAGATAAAGCATTCGGACAAGGATGGTTATAAAGTTGCTAGTTGTGTTAGGAATCCGTTAGCCATTAAGGATAAGGTCATGTGGTCTGGGAgtattaaaatcgaaccagAGGACAGTGTAGAGCGAATTCCAAAGCAGATGGTAGACAGTGTACAGCGTGTCAAAAGAGTACAGAGTTGGGAGACAGAGGAAGGCGATAAAAGAGCAAAGTATAATGACAAAGTTGATGGAGCAGGTGCTCAACCCGTTCCTATTAATGTTATCCATCCGGTAAGTGGTGGTAACCCTGGCTCGTCGGATCGAAAGTGCGAATCTGTTGTGGATTTAACCAAGGGGACCAGCAGTCCTGCATCGTCTCATACAGTGAAAGATAAGGAGAAAGCCAGGTATTTTGcatatttgttacaaaaggtGTTTCCTCCATCAAGAGAGCTTGATCTTCTATTAGTAGATCCAGTGGGCACCAACATAGGGTTAAACCCTAATGACGAATCAATGCGAGCTGCATTAATGACCCGACGTGAAAGCCACATTGTAGTCCTATCTCCCGCAGTGTACGATCCTTTTAGTGAGGCAAGTCCTGAGAAAATTGCAAAGCTGATGTCCTTCCTAACTGATGATTTGTAAGTCTTCATTTAGAGTTGTATATAATTAGTGTCTATATTCGGATTTGAGGACTACGATCTATAactgatttgttaattttggtattcAGGGCTAAAGTACCTTGCACTGGAAATGCCGAATTTTATTTTCGCCTCCTGACCCCTAAACAATTGTGGCCAACTACAACATTCGGCTGGTTATGGGATGCGGTAAGCTTCGTAGCATAACATTTGACGCAGTTAACTATGGTATACTAATGCCTGATAGATGTCACTCGTGTTGCAGCACATGGTTACATGTATGCATATGTTCCGTATTAGGGGGACGCAAACGCCATCCCCATATAAAACAGATCGTATTGCTTTTCTCGATCCTTTGTTTGTTAGTATGTGGGCATTCGAATTCCCTAAAATGGAAGCCTCTAATCAATGGGGTTTTCAAGAAGGTTGTTTTGAGACGTACGTGGGAAGGCTGCCAAAATACGGAATGACAAACAAGGTGTGTGTTGACGATGTAGACACCCTGCTCTTCCCATACAACCTCGATAACAACCATTGGGTAGCCATCGAAGCTGACTTAGTCCAGCGAAGGGTAAGAGTTTACGATAGCATAAACAGCGGTAGAACCGACAAGAGTCTACAAAAGAAGTGTAAGCCGTTCGCAAAAATGATCCCACGCTTGATACAAGCATATAACCGGAGGTACAAAGATGAGAATATCGGGGCGGCGGCATTTAGTTACTACCGGGTGAAAACACTCCCACAGAACTATCAACAAGGTGACTGTGGTGTGTACACGTTGAAGTGCTTAGAGTGTATAGCTCTTGGACTAAATTACACAGGCCTATGTGATGCGGCCATGCCTTCTATTAGGATGAAACTTGCTGCAGACGTATTTGATGAGGTCCCAGACCGAGACTGCTTTCTCCAACTAGATGCTACGTCGGAGACAGTAGATTATCCGGAAGCTGAGTTCAACTCGGGATCAAAAAGTTGAAGAAGTTAGGTTCCATGTACATTACCGGAGCAgtatgattttgcaaaattgaagATTGGCTTTATGCGTGTTGCTAAAAGAAGATGTGTGTTTGGTCATCTTTTTGGTAACATGTGGGATTTGAGGATGTCGTTCTTAGATTATCCGAGGTCTGGTCACTCACATAGCTCCTATCGGTTGTTTGTAAACCCTCTTTAGGTGtagtattttttgtatattgcaGGGTCTAGATATGTATCATTATGACATCTTTCTAACCAGTATTAGTATATTTTAGGCCTTTATCAGATGTGTACGTACCATCAACTACGTAACGGCCTTATTATGGTCTGTgtacacacgtacgtatattCATCAGTGTATGTACAATCNNNNNNNNNNNNNNNNNNNNNNNNNNNNNNNNNNNNNNNNNNNNNNNNNNNNNNNNNNNNNNNNNNNNNNNNNNNNNNNNNNNNNNNNNNNNNNNNNNNNNNNN from Camelina sativa cultivar DH55 chromosome 9, Cs, whole genome shotgun sequence encodes:
- the LOC104715335 gene encoding uncharacterized protein LOC104715335, whose translation is MGLSKRYPSRLYGVGNFPLPMRSMHHDCSLSNLGGLKGFVGDEVYDKIRKNSQLGVLLDLAESDYLFCGKTIHYLLSNQLAINIPSEVWFLVGGKPLRFSLYEYEEISGLNCEKIDETEFEVDHTPLWAALKVKAFNGPNWEELVEGLRSCRGWSDEMKTQIVRLYLVHVGVLGLSRSSRIPLEYAKRALNEEAFESFQWGRVGFKSLVDSIKVLGLPNNAYTLHGCVHVLLIWAFESVKVLGASYGNVREGVDLPLLRWRGGRPRKDIEAFISGSKLLNNGELQVKHLVPKPLEFIYPDWPGQYCVYGVGEGLKKKLDNLLLDVINGEVDEREWDCVKKRKGEHTKKRERRQHVAGVSDDDFLETAPTSIHNVPNNAKEHKESVGDKCSSEKASGDKHSGVQGEDGSGRLFTMVETLGAKMDNIQISFSRAIAKVVFKLQGMESRMGNF